The following proteins are co-located in the Bacillota bacterium genome:
- the dprA gene encoding DNA-processing protein DprA, whose protein sequence is MGRAEAFAPGVYAGALAQLPGIGAAAIHRAVERLGGLRQAWEAPAEAWQEASDRALSRVALSSLRLRRRPGMLRELHRALQALPASAVTPWDGEEACYPLNLLHVPDPPPVLYVRGSLAPEDRLAVAIVGSRQADVNGLLVAETLAAELAGRGFTIVSGLAAGIDGAAHRGAIRAGGRTIAVLGCGIDRAYPPQHRQLFEQVARCGALISEYPPGVEPDRWRFAARNRVIAALSLAVVVVEARSTSGALSTAGLADSFSRNVLAVPGDVTRSTCRGSNQLIADGCPPCLSPEDAADSALEVLRRLEAAEQQRPRASGGRPGRLRPRPVRRATPEPPESPPLDGGLPAAVASLYQALVRRPAEVEELSARTGLPVNRLVAYMTELEAAGRVRRLADGRWAARRLS, encoded by the coding sequence ATGGGCAGGGCTGAGGCGTTTGCGCCGGGGGTTTACGCCGGCGCCCTGGCACAGCTTCCGGGGATCGGCGCCGCCGCCATTCACCGGGCAGTGGAGCGCCTTGGAGGCCTGCGCCAGGCATGGGAGGCCCCGGCCGAGGCGTGGCAAGAGGCAAGCGACCGGGCGCTGTCACGGGTCGCCCTCTCATCGCTCAGGCTGCGGCGCAGGCCCGGAATGCTGCGGGAGCTTCACCGGGCTCTCCAGGCCCTTCCGGCTTCGGCGGTGACCCCCTGGGACGGCGAGGAGGCGTGCTATCCGCTCAACCTCCTGCACGTGCCCGATCCGCCGCCGGTGCTGTACGTGAGGGGTTCTTTGGCGCCCGAGGATCGGCTGGCGGTGGCCATCGTCGGCTCGCGGCAAGCCGACGTCAACGGGCTCCTGGTGGCCGAGACCCTGGCGGCGGAACTGGCCGGCCGCGGCTTCACCATTGTGAGCGGGCTTGCAGCCGGGATCGACGGGGCGGCCCACCGGGGCGCGATCCGGGCCGGGGGACGCACCATCGCGGTGCTGGGGTGCGGGATCGACAGGGCTTACCCGCCGCAGCACCGGCAACTCTTCGAACAGGTCGCTCGCTGCGGGGCCCTGATCAGCGAGTATCCGCCGGGCGTCGAGCCGGATCGCTGGCGCTTCGCCGCACGCAACCGGGTCATCGCGGCCTTGAGCCTGGCCGTGGTGGTGGTCGAAGCCCGCAGCACAAGCGGGGCCCTTTCGACGGCCGGCCTGGCCGACAGCTTCTCCCGCAACGTCCTGGCCGTGCCCGGCGACGTGACGCGCAGCACGTGCCGGGGCTCCAATCAGCTCATCGCCGACGGCTGCCCCCCGTGCCTGTCGCCGGAGGACGCCGCGGACTCGGCTCTGGAGGTTCTGCGCCGGCTGGAAGCAGCCGAACAGCAGCGGCCGCGCGCCTCGGGCGGCAGGCCGGGGCGGCTCCGACCCCGCCCGGTGCGCCGAGCAACGCCCGAGCCGCCAGAATCCCCTCCACTCGACGGGGGACTGCCCGCGGCCGTCGCTTCGCTCTACCAAGCGCTCGTCCGCCGGCCCGCCGAGGTAGAGGAACTCTCCGCGCGCACGGGCCTGCCGGTGAACCGGCTGGTCGCCTACATGACCGAACTCGAGGCGGCGGGCCGGGTTCGCCGGCTTGCGGACGGGAGATGGGCGGCCCGCCGGTTGAGTTAA
- a CDS encoding DegT/DnrJ/EryC1/StrS family aminotransferase, translated as MTAHRIPSFDLTRQHGRLIDELTAAARGVLHSGRMILGPEVEALEREVAALCGVDHAVGVANGTDGLYLALRALGVGPGDDVVTTSFSFIATATSIVRTGARPVFADVDPTTLNVGAPEIERALTPRTRALVVVHLFGNPAAMDAILNLARRRGLLVVEDMAQAIGASFQGRPVGSFGDAAVISFYPTKNLGGCGDGGMVVTPSGEVAGKVRALRESGQRRRYICEDAAGINSRLDELQAALLRVKLRHLEEWTERRRWLARRYAEGLSGLPSVPVAETSGGVSVYHQFTVRAPRRDELAAHLAREGIGSTVYYPVPLHEQPGLAAVAFTPSRPVEAERAAGEVLSLPMFPELEVAEVDEVVESIRRFYAGRA; from the coding sequence TTGACGGCTCATCGAATCCCGAGCTTTGACCTGACCCGGCAGCACGGGCGGCTCATCGACGAACTCACCGCCGCCGCCCGCGGGGTGCTCCATTCCGGGCGCATGATCCTGGGCCCGGAGGTGGAGGCATTGGAAAGGGAGGTGGCGGCGCTATGCGGCGTGGATCACGCCGTGGGGGTTGCCAACGGCACCGACGGGCTGTACCTGGCGCTGCGGGCATTGGGTGTCGGGCCCGGGGACGACGTGGTCACCACCTCTTTCTCCTTCATCGCGACCGCCACGAGCATCGTGCGGACAGGTGCACGGCCGGTATTCGCCGACGTTGACCCGACGACGCTAAACGTGGGCGCGCCCGAGATCGAGCGGGCCCTCACACCGAGGACGCGCGCCCTGGTGGTGGTACACCTCTTCGGGAACCCGGCCGCCATGGACGCCATCTTGAACCTGGCGCGCCGGCGGGGGCTTTTGGTGGTGGAGGACATGGCGCAAGCGATCGGTGCATCCTTTCAGGGCCGACCCGTCGGGAGCTTCGGCGACGCCGCCGTCATCAGCTTCTATCCCACGAAGAACCTTGGGGGTTGCGGCGACGGCGGCATGGTGGTCACGCCGTCGGGCGAGGTGGCCGGGAAGGTGCGGGCGCTGCGGGAATCGGGACAGCGCCGGCGCTACATCTGCGAGGACGCCGCCGGCATCAACAGCCGCCTCGACGAGCTCCAGGCGGCACTGCTGCGGGTGAAGCTGCGCCACCTGGAGGAGTGGACCGAGCGGCGCAGGTGGCTTGCGCGCCGCTACGCCGAGGGCCTGTCGGGCCTTCCTTCGGTGCCCGTGGCGGAGACTTCCGGCGGGGTCTCGGTCTACCACCAGTTCACCGTGCGCGCGCCGCGCCGCGACGAGCTTGCCGCACACCTGGCGCGGGAGGGCATTGGCAGCACGGTGTACTACCCGGTACCCTTGCACGAGCAGCCGGGCCTCGCCGCCGTGGCGTTCACCCCCTCCCGGCCCGTGGAGGCCGAGCGCGCCGCCGGCGAGGTGCTGTCGCTTCCCATGTTCCCCGAACTGGAAGTGGCAGAAGTGGACGAGGTCGTCGAAAGCATCCGCCGCTTTTATGCCGGCAGGGCCTAA
- the trmFO gene encoding methylenetetrahydrofolate--tRNA-(uracil(54)-C(5))-methyltransferase (FADH(2)-oxidizing) TrmFO, which translates to MAREASVVIVGGGLAGSEAAWQAARLGVRVRLYEMRPQQMTPVHQTGLLAELVCSNSLGGAGLDTAAGLLKEEMRRLGSLVVAAADRTAVPAGSALAVERHAFSGWITQQIEPHPLIELVRQEVRQVPDPSEGAVILATGPLTSDALAGSLGRITGQELLSFYDAAAPIVTAESVDTQRGFWASRYDKGTPDYLNLPMDREQYEAFSRALAEAEQHAGHLPGELKFFEGCVPVEELARRGLDTLRYGPMRPVGLKDPATGRMPYAVVQLRKEDREGRLLNLVGFQTRLKWGEQARIFRMIPGLEEAEFVRFGVVHRNTFVNSPRLLRPTGQMREHPRLFLAGLIVGVEGYVESAAAGLLAGINAARLVRGEELLVLPAETMMGALWQYVTTARADDFQPMNAAFGLLPPVQGRVHSRKERRARQVTRALAAIDRVAEEVRRWQEAVAAPSGMAPRS; encoded by the coding sequence ATGGCTCGGGAAGCTAGCGTGGTCATCGTCGGCGGGGGGCTTGCCGGGAGTGAGGCAGCATGGCAGGCGGCGCGCCTGGGCGTGCGGGTGCGCCTGTACGAGATGCGGCCGCAGCAGATGACGCCCGTTCACCAGACGGGGCTCCTTGCCGAACTGGTCTGCAGCAACTCCCTGGGAGGCGCCGGGCTCGACACGGCGGCGGGGCTGCTGAAGGAGGAGATGCGGCGGCTCGGTTCGCTCGTGGTCGCCGCTGCCGACCGCACCGCGGTCCCCGCGGGAAGCGCCCTGGCGGTCGAACGGCACGCGTTCAGCGGATGGATCACGCAGCAAATTGAGCCGCACCCGCTCATCGAGCTTGTACGGCAGGAGGTGAGGCAGGTCCCCGACCCGAGCGAGGGCGCGGTGATCCTGGCCACAGGCCCGCTCACCTCCGACGCGCTGGCCGGAAGCCTCGGTCGCATCACAGGCCAGGAGTTGCTCTCGTTTTACGATGCCGCGGCCCCCATCGTCACGGCCGAGTCGGTCGACACCCAGCGGGGGTTTTGGGCGAGCCGCTACGACAAGGGCACGCCCGACTACCTCAACCTCCCGATGGACCGGGAGCAGTACGAGGCGTTCAGCCGGGCGCTGGCAGAAGCCGAGCAGCATGCGGGCCACCTGCCCGGCGAGCTGAAGTTCTTCGAGGGGTGCGTGCCGGTGGAGGAGCTGGCGCGCCGGGGCCTGGACACGCTGCGCTACGGCCCCATGCGCCCGGTTGGCCTGAAGGACCCGGCCACCGGCCGCATGCCCTATGCGGTGGTTCAGCTCCGCAAGGAGGACCGGGAGGGGCGCCTCTTGAACCTGGTCGGCTTCCAGACCCGGCTCAAGTGGGGTGAGCAGGCGCGTATCTTCCGCATGATCCCGGGGCTTGAAGAGGCCGAGTTCGTGCGCTTCGGGGTGGTGCACCGCAACACGTTCGTCAACTCGCCCCGGCTGTTGCGCCCTACGGGGCAGATGCGTGAGCACCCGCGGCTGTTTTTGGCAGGGCTCATCGTGGGAGTGGAAGGGTACGTGGAGTCGGCGGCGGCCGGGCTCCTGGCGGGCATCAACGCGGCGCGCCTTGTCCGGGGCGAGGAGCTTCTCGTGCTTCCGGCCGAAACCATGATGGGGGCACTGTGGCAGTACGTGACCACTGCCCGGGCCGACGACTTCCAGCCCATGAACGCGGCGTTCGGCCTGCTGCCGCCGGTACAAGGGCGGGTGCACAGCCGAAAGGAGCGGCGCGCCCGTCAGGTCACTCGGGCGCTCGCAGCCATCGACCGCGTGG
- the topA gene encoding type I DNA topoisomerase has product MKLVIVESPAKARTLSKFLGSGYSVRASMGHVRDLPVSEFGIDVAKGFRPRYTVVRGKARTVKELEAQAEKAEQVLLATDPDREGEAISWHLAELLQIPRDKPCRIEFHEVTRRAVEQALAHPRRIDQRLVDAQQARRILDRIVGYRLSPLLWKKVQRGLSAGRVQSVALRLLCEREDEIEAFVAREYWTIDALLRPGADGVPASIFRARLETVDGAQPELGDEQTARRLAAELSGAEYRVASVNKAQRQRRPPAPFTTSTMQQEAARRLGFTARRTMQLAQQLYEGLDVGEEGAVGLITYMRTDSVNVAAEAQSAALRFIAEKFGPEGVPERPNVYRSRKGAQEAHEAIRPTSVERTPELVKPHLNRDQWRLYELIWRRFVASQMAAALVESTTVQIEAGRFGLKATGTVILKPGFLVVWGPQKEREAGDDHTDEEDARQTLPALVEGQVLVLVEVEPEQHFTQPPPRYNDASLVKTMEELGIGRPSTYAPTIETLLERRYVQRDGHRLVPTPLGRAVVRLLKEQFPDVVDVEFTAHMEAQLDAVESGQVPWQQVVEQFYHPFEARVEDAMRKLGRVEVQEEATDEVCERCGRPMVVRWGRFGKFLACSGYPECKNTRPLLNKVGVRCPRCGGELVERRTRKGRTFYGCSNYPRCNYILWHRPVGRSCPRCGRPLVYQGGRNSQTEVCSGLFERDEAKKEPACTYRQAPGQVSVGPADGRVQEDGRVRAEGPVAEGTAPHGSGS; this is encoded by the coding sequence TTGAAGCTGGTCATCGTGGAATCGCCCGCCAAGGCGCGCACGCTGTCGAAGTTCCTGGGTTCGGGGTACAGCGTGCGAGCCTCCATGGGGCACGTGAGGGACCTGCCCGTTAGCGAGTTCGGCATCGACGTGGCGAAGGGCTTCCGCCCGCGCTACACGGTGGTGCGGGGAAAGGCGCGCACCGTGAAGGAGCTTGAAGCCCAGGCCGAGAAGGCCGAACAGGTGCTGCTGGCCACCGACCCCGACCGTGAGGGCGAGGCCATCAGCTGGCATCTGGCCGAACTGCTGCAGATCCCCCGGGACAAACCCTGCCGCATCGAGTTTCATGAGGTCACGCGACGGGCCGTTGAGCAGGCGCTTGCCCATCCACGCCGCATCGACCAGCGCCTGGTGGATGCCCAACAGGCGCGGCGCATCCTCGACCGGATCGTGGGCTACCGGCTCAGCCCGCTTCTGTGGAAGAAGGTTCAGCGGGGGCTGAGCGCCGGGCGCGTGCAGTCGGTGGCGTTGCGGCTCCTGTGTGAACGAGAAGATGAGATCGAGGCGTTCGTTGCCAGGGAGTACTGGACCATCGACGCGCTGCTGCGCCCCGGCGCGGACGGTGTGCCCGCCTCTATTTTCCGGGCGCGCCTGGAGACGGTGGACGGCGCGCAGCCCGAGCTCGGCGACGAACAGACCGCCAGGCGGCTCGCCGCCGAGCTCTCCGGGGCCGAGTACCGGGTCGCCTCCGTCAACAAGGCCCAGCGCCAGCGCCGACCCCCGGCGCCCTTCACCACCAGCACGATGCAGCAGGAGGCGGCGCGCCGGCTCGGTTTCACGGCCCGGCGTACCATGCAACTCGCCCAGCAGCTCTACGAAGGGCTGGACGTGGGCGAAGAAGGCGCCGTGGGCCTCATCACGTACATGCGCACCGATTCGGTGAACGTGGCCGCCGAGGCCCAATCGGCCGCGCTGCGCTTCATCGCCGAGAAGTTCGGCCCGGAAGGGGTCCCGGAGCGCCCTAACGTCTACCGCAGCCGCAAAGGAGCGCAAGAGGCCCACGAGGCGATTCGCCCGACCTCCGTGGAACGCACTCCGGAGCTTGTCAAGCCTCACCTCAACCGTGACCAATGGCGGCTGTACGAGCTCATCTGGCGGCGCTTCGTGGCCAGCCAGATGGCCGCGGCCCTCGTCGAGTCGACGACCGTGCAGATCGAGGCGGGCCGGTTCGGCCTGAAGGCGACCGGCACCGTCATCCTGAAGCCGGGGTTCCTGGTCGTCTGGGGCCCTCAGAAGGAGCGGGAGGCGGGCGACGATCACACCGATGAAGAGGATGCCCGGCAGACGCTGCCCGCCCTCGTGGAGGGGCAGGTGCTGGTGCTGGTCGAGGTGGAGCCCGAACAGCATTTCACCCAGCCACCTCCCCGGTACAACGACGCAAGCCTGGTCAAGACCATGGAGGAACTGGGCATCGGGCGGCCCAGCACGTATGCCCCCACCATCGAGACCCTCCTGGAACGCCGCTACGTGCAGCGCGACGGCCATCGGCTGGTACCGACGCCTCTCGGGCGCGCCGTGGTGCGCCTGCTCAAGGAGCAGTTTCCCGATGTGGTGGACGTGGAGTTCACCGCCCACATGGAGGCGCAGCTCGACGCGGTGGAGTCCGGCCAGGTGCCCTGGCAGCAGGTGGTCGAGCAGTTCTATCATCCTTTTGAAGCCCGCGTCGAGGACGCGATGCGAAAGCTCGGGCGGGTCGAGGTCCAGGAGGAGGCCACCGACGAGGTCTGCGAGCGCTGCGGCCGGCCCATGGTGGTCAGGTGGGGGAGGTTCGGTAAGTTCCTGGCGTGTTCGGGGTACCCAGAGTGCAAGAATACCCGGCCTCTGCTCAACAAGGTCGGGGTTCGCTGCCCCCGGTGCGGCGGCGAGCTGGTCGAACGGCGCACCCGAAAGGGGCGCACGTTCTACGGGTGCTCCAACTACCCGCGCTGCAACTACATACTCTGGCATCGCCCCGTTGGGAGAAGCTGCCCGCGCTGCGGGCGGCCGCTGGTCTACCAGGGCGGCCGCAACTCCCAGACCGAGGTCTGCTCCGGCCTGTTCGAGCGCGACGAGGCGAAAAAAGAGCCCGCCTGCACCTACCGGCAGGCTCCGGGCCAGGTGAGCGTTGGCCCGGCGGACGGGCGTGTGCAGGAGGACGGCCGGGTTCGGGCAGAAGGCCCTGTAGCGGAGGGAACGGCGCCGCATGGCTCGGGAAGCTAG